One genomic segment of Micromonospora sp. WMMC415 includes these proteins:
- a CDS encoding amidohydrolase family protein, whose product MVAKADDADVPAFWQGLGLPGLADVHVHFLPPRLLRRVWAYFDAAGPLVGTEWPIRYRWSDAERVAYLRELGVRAFSALAYAHRPGMAADLNGWTLDFARATPGCLPSATFFPEPEAPRYVADALAAGARVFKVHVQVGGFAPTDPLLDPVWGLLADAGVPVVVHAGHAPVGTTHTGPDPFAAVLARHPALTAIVAHLGAPDYTAFLDLAERYERVRLDTTMAFTPFFDRFVPFPSEERPRLRELGLAGKVLLGSDFPNLPYAYAEQLAGLARLDLGDDWLRAVCWGNAAELFDLPG is encoded by the coding sequence GTGGTGGCGAAAGCCGACGACGCGGACGTGCCCGCGTTCTGGCAGGGCCTCGGGCTGCCCGGCCTGGCCGACGTGCACGTGCACTTCCTCCCGCCGCGGCTGCTGCGCCGGGTGTGGGCGTACTTCGACGCGGCCGGCCCACTGGTGGGCACCGAGTGGCCGATCCGGTACCGGTGGAGCGACGCCGAGCGGGTCGCGTACCTGCGAGAGCTGGGCGTACGGGCGTTCAGCGCCCTCGCGTACGCCCACCGGCCCGGCATGGCCGCCGATTTGAACGGTTGGACGCTCGACTTCGCCCGCGCGACGCCGGGATGCCTGCCGTCGGCGACGTTCTTCCCGGAGCCGGAGGCGCCGCGGTACGTCGCCGACGCCCTCGCCGCCGGCGCCCGCGTGTTCAAGGTGCACGTCCAGGTGGGCGGCTTCGCTCCGACCGACCCGCTGCTCGACCCCGTGTGGGGGCTGCTCGCCGACGCCGGCGTGCCCGTGGTCGTGCACGCCGGGCACGCCCCGGTCGGCACCACGCACACCGGGCCGGACCCGTTCGCCGCCGTGCTCGCCCGCCATCCCGCGCTCACCGCGATCGTGGCGCACCTCGGCGCGCCGGACTACACGGCGTTCCTCGACCTCGCCGAGCGGTACGAGCGGGTACGGCTGGACACGACGATGGCGTTCACCCCGTTCTTCGACCGGTTCGTGCCGTTCCCCAGCGAGGAGCGTCCCCGGCTGCGCGAGCTGGGGCTCGCCGGCAAGGTGCTGCTGGGCAGCGACTTCCCGAATCTGCCCTACGCGTACGCGGAGCAGCTCGCCGGACTGGCCCGCCTCGATCTCGGCGACGACTGGCTGCGCGCGGTCTGCTGGGGCAACGCCGCCGAGCTGTTCGACCTGCCCGGCTGA
- a CDS encoding metal-dependent hydrolase — protein sequence MMGPSHALSGASVWLAGSWALDHFAGYEQSPLALAVGTAVCAGGALFPDLDLSGKVTRNQGGATVARTFGVFSLFIAEVTEKVSLGVYYATKLSKDPRRSNGHRTLTHTIPFTVLVGWGTTTLCAAYGKWAVIGILFFMFGLALRGLFDEWAERAGWVVVTLLSLAAAWFTFATLPGDRGYPMIGLAVGVGSFVHILGDMITRAGVPILWPIPIKRRMWTMISLPDSIALRAGSKTEVVVVRAALTVIAVLAAVGLVAPSVLQRFNIEV from the coding sequence ATGATGGGACCGTCGCATGCGCTGTCCGGCGCGTCGGTGTGGCTGGCCGGGTCCTGGGCGCTGGACCACTTCGCCGGCTACGAGCAGTCGCCGCTGGCGCTCGCGGTCGGCACCGCGGTCTGCGCGGGCGGCGCGCTCTTCCCCGACCTAGACCTGTCGGGAAAGGTCACCCGCAACCAGGGCGGCGCCACCGTCGCCCGCACCTTCGGCGTCTTCTCGCTGTTCATCGCCGAGGTCACGGAGAAGGTGTCGCTCGGGGTCTACTACGCGACGAAGCTCAGCAAGGATCCACGCCGCAGCAACGGCCACCGGACGCTCACCCACACCATCCCGTTCACCGTGCTGGTCGGCTGGGGCACCACCACGCTGTGCGCCGCGTACGGCAAGTGGGCCGTGATCGGCATCCTGTTCTTCATGTTCGGCCTCGCCCTGCGCGGCCTCTTCGACGAGTGGGCCGAGCGGGCCGGCTGGGTGGTCGTGACCCTCCTGTCACTCGCGGCGGCGTGGTTCACCTTCGCCACCCTGCCCGGCGACCGCGGTTACCCGATGATCGGGCTCGCCGTCGGCGTCGGGAGCTTCGTGCACATCCTCGGTGACATGATCACCCGGGCCGGGGTACCGATCCTCTGGCCCATCCCGATCAAACGTCGGATGTGGACGATGATCAGCCTGCCGGATTCGATCGCCCTGCGCGCCGGCAGCAAGACCGAGGTGGTGGTGGTCCGCGCCGCGCTGACCGTCATCGCGGTGCTGGCCGCCGTCGGGCTCGTCGCCCCCTCGGTGCTGCAACGCTTCAACATCGAGGTGTGA
- a CDS encoding serine/threonine-protein kinase, with protein sequence MRQGLIAGRYRLLDLVGTGGMGRVWLARDEMLHRDVAVKEVVPPNWLAEAERDEVRLRSLREARTAARLAHPNVVRVYDVVHDGDSPWIVMEYVRSRSLQQIITTDGPLGPRRTARIGLAVLAALRAAHLAGVLHRDVKPHNVLVADDGRVVLTDFGLATFDGGDGAMTGPGMVLGSPQFVAPERARDGISDPRTDLWSLGATLYAAVEGQSPYARPTAMATLSALATEPPDPMRRAGPLRPLLTGLLQRDPWRRLTAAEAEPLLRAAAADHDRPVGPTLPPGAGATAGRPSSAEAGPPPAPPADPMSTRHRPAGAGQAAAPAGGPTAGQAPGRRPRSFRRRRPWIAVGAVFLVLTALGVGRALVGGDGGRPEPGAGSGGGVAPERPAAFACAAPPPAATPVPSVPPPTGALRLVRGWTWHVDPGGWRIATPVAWLRWTEGTVTCFREPGGVRMLSVEAGPHRVDPVGWWRSEEQRLTGGGLLRDYRRFQIAPLDMFDGAAVWECAWVNAAGVRVHTARLLLNVTTARAYTVSWLTSEFDWGVNNPYLLMVRQSFTPLP encoded by the coding sequence GTGCGGCAGGGGCTGATCGCGGGCCGGTACCGGCTGCTCGACCTGGTCGGTACCGGCGGAATGGGCCGGGTCTGGCTGGCCCGGGACGAGATGCTGCACCGGGACGTCGCGGTCAAGGAGGTCGTCCCGCCGAACTGGCTGGCCGAGGCCGAGCGGGACGAGGTACGGCTGCGCTCGCTGCGGGAGGCGCGGACCGCCGCCCGCCTCGCCCACCCCAACGTCGTCCGCGTCTACGACGTCGTCCACGACGGCGACAGCCCGTGGATCGTGATGGAGTACGTGCGGTCCCGCTCCCTGCAGCAGATCATCACGACCGACGGGCCGCTGGGCCCCCGCCGGACCGCCCGGATCGGGCTGGCGGTGCTGGCCGCGCTGCGGGCGGCGCACCTGGCCGGCGTCCTGCACCGGGACGTCAAGCCGCACAACGTCCTCGTGGCCGACGACGGCCGGGTGGTGCTGACCGACTTCGGGTTGGCCACGTTCGACGGTGGCGACGGCGCGATGACCGGGCCCGGCATGGTGCTCGGCTCACCGCAGTTCGTGGCGCCCGAGCGGGCGCGGGACGGGATTTCCGACCCGCGTACGGACCTGTGGTCGCTCGGCGCGACGCTCTACGCCGCCGTGGAGGGCCAGTCCCCGTACGCCCGGCCCACCGCGATGGCGACGCTCAGCGCGCTGGCCACCGAGCCGCCCGACCCGATGCGGCGGGCCGGTCCGCTGCGCCCGCTCCTGACCGGCCTGCTGCAACGCGACCCGTGGCGCCGGTTGACGGCGGCCGAGGCGGAGCCGCTGCTGCGCGCCGCGGCGGCCGACCACGACCGGCCGGTCGGGCCGACCCTGCCACCTGGCGCGGGTGCCACTGCCGGTCGGCCTTCCTCGGCGGAGGCCGGCCCGCCACCCGCACCGCCGGCCGATCCGATGTCGACTCGGCACCGGCCGGCGGGCGCCGGTCAGGCGGCGGCACCGGCCGGCGGGCCAACCGCCGGCCAGGCGCCGGGACGGCGTCCGAGGAGCTTCCGGCGGCGACGGCCGTGGATCGCCGTGGGCGCGGTGTTCCTGGTGCTCACCGCGCTTGGCGTCGGCCGGGCCCTGGTGGGCGGCGACGGCGGCCGGCCGGAGCCGGGGGCCGGTTCCGGTGGGGGCGTCGCACCGGAGCGCCCGGCCGCGTTCGCCTGCGCCGCGCCGCCGCCCGCCGCCACCCCGGTGCCGTCGGTGCCGCCGCCCACCGGCGCGCTGCGCCTGGTACGCGGCTGGACGTGGCACGTCGACCCGGGCGGGTGGCGGATCGCCACGCCGGTGGCCTGGCTGCGGTGGACGGAAGGGACGGTGACCTGTTTCCGGGAGCCGGGCGGCGTCCGCATGCTCAGCGTCGAGGCCGGTCCCCACCGGGTTGACCCGGTGGGTTGGTGGCGGTCGGAGGAGCAGCGGCTCACCGGTGGCGGCCTCCTCAGGGACTACCGCCGGTTCCAGATCGCCCCGCTGGACATGTTCGACGGTGCCGCGGTGTGGGAGTGCGCCTGGGTCAACGCCGCCGGGGTACGCGTGCACACGGCCCGGCTGCTGCTGAACGTGACGACCGCTCGCGCGTACACCGTGTCCTGGTTGACCTCGGAGTTCGACTGGGGGGTCAACAACCCGTACCTCCTGATGGTCCGGCAGAGCTTCACGCCGCTGCCCTGA